In Macadamia integrifolia cultivar HAES 741 unplaced genomic scaffold, SCU_Mint_v3 scaffold808, whole genome shotgun sequence, the genomic stretch TCGAGTTGCATCGACTAATTGCCTCGAGAACCTCTGTAGTTCTAAGAGGCCTAACTGGACTTGTAAGACCAAAGTCAGGTGCTTCAGCCAGACACTGGTTCACAGTCTTTACCACAGCCTCCAGTATGCCTACTGCATCAGCCTTGGTGAGAGTTTGGATATCTTCTTCCGCAACAATGGACACATTTTCACTCCCAAAGCTTTCTGACAACATGCAGCTAACAGTTGCTTGGACGCTCCAATCTGTTTATGCAATGTGATCAACCATTAGATAGAAGAATGGCATCATATTCACTTAAAAGACATTAAAACATACAGAACAAGAACAATAGCTTATAAGCCAATCGGAAAACattgaaaaatggaatagcACTTTAATACTTATACACTGGATCAACATCTGTATGCTTGTTTAACCAATTTAGACTGATAATATATACAAATTTACTCTCCAATTTAAGTAAAAGTTAGACAAAAATAGATCTCTGTAATAAAAAACGGGTGAAGTAAATTGGATTAGAAGACTGATAAGGACTTCCTGCCTAGCTTTCAATTACAAGTCACTAATTATTTCAAATATGGCCACTATGAGAGAGTTTAGACATGTTCTCCtctttgaaattcaaaattgcaATACCACCATGAAAAGGAAATAACATGGTATATTGCAGTTGTAAAGAAAACATGCTGCGACTTCAACATGATGTCCATGGAGGAATAGAAGAGTGTGACATCTGAGAGCAGGTTTAACAGAAACATGTCATAAGGATCAGGGATTTTACACCAGGTTGAAGATATGCTTCATGAACTCAACAGCTATGTTGATTCAGAATGTACTCAATATTTCAgagaaaatattgaaaaataatgCAACAGGATCCCTCTCCTTTTTTACTGAAAAGCTTTAGCTTTGATACTCTTTACATGGAGTGGCACAAGACAACAAGGATGTTTGGTGTCATTCAACTCCCCACAGCAAGGAGGCCAACAATGCAATTATTAATTTTATCTTTTCAAGCACACTCTTCCATCTAATTAAGTACAAGCTCAGCACAGATGACATAAAAAATCGATACAAATTGATTCTCCAAGCATAGAATATTAATAGCTGATGCATTTCAAATATGATTATCTGTCATACTgtatacatatatgtatatgtttCTTTTGGAAACCATTTTCACAAATTACTGCCTATGCTCATATATGCACAATTTCAATcactcctttcttttttagcaCCAGAGACTGACTGTCATTCCATGAAATACCTTCAAATTTATTATGAACTTATTGTAGTTTTGTTGGAAACAGGTTGGATCTACAAAAACCTATCCCATCATGCTATTTCAGCGACCGCCAGAATATCTATGAATATCTGATATCTGGGAATCAGCCCCTTCTTAAATTGTGTTCTGATCTCCATATGTTTTGGCTTTTAAAGCAAGCAACTATTACTtcctattttcattttaaacaGATGAAACCTACAATGCACATCAGATCTGAAGAACAAACTACTAGAGGTTACTCATCAAGAATTCAGAAAATGGAGAGCTAAAATAAATTCTAATTGGTTCATTTGCTTTTCAATCCAAAAATATATCCATAACAAATCAAGCAAAATAACAAACCAAAACACTACTAGAAGGTATTACTTTGGTGGAAGGTGGCATTCACATTTTACACAACGAAGTAGCCGCTTCAGCTACAACGAAATTCAACATGGAATAATTTCCATAACATGTACCTCTATGATGGCCTTTAGTGATTTCTCTTCCATCTTTAACAATGATGTAATCATCCTATTACCATCTCCTAGCTAATCGTCAGGAAGGGGCATACTTCGTCTCACTTCTTAATTCAGAACTATTCCTCCAGAGTAACCATCTCAAAATCTATTTATCATTACAAACTCCAATCCAAGGGCTCCTCAACATCCTCAAGACCTATGAACTATTACAATAACAATACAACATTTTGCAACCCAAACATGGACCAGACAACAAATTCCATCAGAAAAATAAACATAAGACAAAACGCAGTAACAGTGTCAGTCCCCACCCCCGGCCCCCACCGCGCAACATTTACCACCAaagaaaatataggaaaaatgcTACAAGCACAGACCACAGGTGAGAACCACCATTCTGATACAAAATTCCCCAATTCAGATCATCTCCTGGAAATCTTAAAACCTCAAAAAGAGACCAACCCAATATCAAGCatcaaaatccaaacccaaaaggATAataacacacaaaaaaaaaagacgcaaaagaaaaaaaggagagagatggagaggtAAGAGATCCGTCTACCTGCTATAGTGACAGGAGAATTATCGTCCTTAGATTTAACCTTTTCGTTGGTCTTAGTAATTAAATTATCCTGCACCTTCTCACAGAGAGAGCAAACCATTTGGACAATTCTAACAGCAACATCCAATTCCTTCGAGTATCTGTCGGATTCCGAAGATCTGAGCCAAGCCCTCTCCACCTCCATGGCCTGTGTTTGATAAAACTCAGAGTTCTCTGAAGAAAACACCTTCTTATAAGAGCTTAATCGGCATTTACGATTAAAGAACAAAAGAGCTCCTACATGCTTGGATACAGGGCTCGTACCTTTCTTAATCAAGCAATCTGGTAGTGGCGTTGCGCGGCTTCCACATAGTAACTGCATTAATTAAAATACTTTCCCAAGAGACCAAAGACCCAAAtaattcttattatttttttcaactttCTACAATCGGGTTtcaactctcaactctcaacgTCTCATTCCCATAACTAATTCTCTGAATCCATCTTCGAGGAATGATGGTAACTCACAAGgtaaataaaatatatgaaaaaaaaaatcattaaaaatcataaaattctAAAGACCTAACAAAGATTCCATGACCTGTGGACAAAATagttaaatctctctctctctctctctctctctcttctctttaccaaa encodes the following:
- the LOC122070021 gene encoding PAP-specific phosphatase HAL2-like, with protein sequence MQLLCGSRATPLPDCLIKKENSEFYQTQAMEVERAWLRSSESDRYSKELDVAVRIVQMVCSLCEKVQDNLITKTNEKVKSKDDNSPVTIADWSVQATVSCMLSESFGSENVSIVAEEDIQTLTKADAVGILEAVVKTVNQCLAEAPDFGLTSPVRPLRTTEVLEAISRCNSTGGPSGTHWVLDPVDGTLGFVRGDQYAIALALIEDGEVALGVLGCPNYPMNKEWLNYHHRYYRIMSKLSSPTSDSWDKGCVMYARKGSGEAWMQPLVRENSRLGRSNLARRVQVSSIDDPALATFCEPVERSNSSHSFTAGLAHSVGLRCIDFSFSSC